Below is a genomic region from Scheffersomyces stipitis CBS 6054 chromosome 8, complete sequence.
AGAACATCTTACTTTTGGATAGTGACAACATCCCAGTACATCCGCCAGatgatttgttcaacaaggaacCTTTCAAGAGTAACGGCTTGATCGTATGGCCCGATTTCTGGAAACGTGCCACATCACCAGATTACTACAAAATCGCAGGATTGTCTCCCAGTGATTCGAAGTTGATGCCCAAATACGACGAGGTGGCTGGAAGATACAACGATGCCAAACACGACACGAAAAATCCCTTGGACTTGGACAATATCCCCTTGCATGATAGAGCAGGCAGTATCCCTGACCCAACATCGGAGTCTGGACAGCTTATGATTTCCAAAAAGACACATACGAAGGCGTTGCTCTTGGCTCTTTACTACAACTTGTATGGACCCAGTCATTTCTATCCATTATTTTCCCAAGGATCTGATGGTGAAGGTGATAAAGAGACCTTTTTGGCAGCTACAGTAGCTACTGGAAACAAGTTCTACCAAGTgtcaaagttcttgaatgcTTTTGGACATTTTAACATAAAGCACGAGTTCGAGGGCACAGGAATGGGGCAGTATAACCCTGTTGAAGATTATGAGTATAATTTGTTACGGCAGCGTGCAGACTCTATGTCTGAAAAGCAAGTGGTGCagttcaaaaagaaaaatacACTTTTTGAAAGAGGACCGCAAATTCTCTTTGTTCACGCCAACTTCCCCAAATTGAACCCTTGGACATTGAAgatagaaagaaagttcttcaacgagAAGGGAGAAAGATTCCGGTTGTATGGATCGGGAATGAAAGTCCGTACGGGCTACGATTTCGAGACCGTGCAATGGACGAACATGAAATATCTTCTATGTGACTTAAAGATCGACCTTGAGACCTACAGTGATGTCGACAGGTCTGAGTTGTGTAGTGAGATCTTTGAACACTTAGCCTTCTTACGGTCCACCATTCATACCTTGGAATGAAAGTTATTCTTTCAACTGCATACTATAATACCTAATATATAGTCCTAATAACACATACATTCTCATTGAAGTGTAATTGTAGGAGAGAAGTTTCTCTTGCTGGTACAttgaattttgcacccatatTTTGCGTTAGGTGCAGTACCAAACAAAAACCATCAACCGATTCGAAACGTATACAAAACTCGAACAAAATAACTTGGAGAAGCTCTTTGCTAAACACCACAAATTTAAGCATACATGTCTATAAAGTACCTATTTCTATTGTCCAGGCAGGGAAAGATCAGATTGGCCAAATGGTACGACACGATTTCTCAAAAAGAGAAGGGTAAAATCACACGTGAGTTGTCTACTTTGATACTCTCCAGACGAGCAAAGATGTGCAATGTGTTGGAATACAAGGACATGAAAATCGTATATAGAAGATACGCAtcactcttcttcatagtAGGCATTGAATCCGGCGACAACGAATTGTTGGCGTTGGAGATTATTCACCGGTTCGTGGAGCAAATGGACAAGATGTATGGCAATGTCTGCGAGCTCGACATTATCTTTGGTTTCGACAAGGCATATCACATTCTTGACGAGTTGTTGCTCGACGGTTACATCCAGGAGAGTTCTAAAAAGGAGGTTTTACGAAGAGTAGGTCAACAGGACGAACTTGAGAATATGGACGAATTGGATCAAATATTGGCATAGTAAATGTATAGATAGGTTCAATATATGCTGGGCATTTAGATTGACAGTATGAAAGCATAGAGGAGTACAGGAAGATGGAGCTACCGAGACTTCGGTGACGACAAGAGGACAGGATACATTTCAGCTGCTGGCTACTTTGTCAAGACCGGCTAGGCTAGTTCTACTGTGGGTCCGTTCTAGACTTCAATTATGACTAGAAACAAGCTGAGAAGTCCATTTGCACCTCGTCAAGTCAATGTCACACCGTTTCAACAGGGATTGCCGCAGCCTCATATCGGGCGAAGACACTCAATTGGAGTGGGCAGCCTCGTCTCAATTGACCCCTACATTCTGGGTCTTGACCtggtttctgaagaaaatccCCTATTTCGTAGACATGATCCAATTGTACGGAATTTTAACTTCAATACAGTTAGACATTCCGAGACGCAGACGACAAGATGAAAACCCCATATCAGGAGATATAATAGACACTTCCTACGGAGCCCCGTATCAAAATCAAGGCTAAGCAGTTCAATTGCCTAATACAGAACTGCGGAACCAAAAGGGAAGCAAATCTAAACGCCAGACACGAAAACCCCAAGCCAAATCTGTCGAGACAAGTATGACATCATAGAAATTTGCCGAAATCACAGCTTAGCTAATCTAGCAGAGTATGCTTTGCTGGGCCCAATCGACCTTCCACAAAGCTCGAAAGTGCAGCAAAGTACGAAAGTTAAAAGCCTGGTATGGCTCTAAGAGGAGGAGACAGACGACCTAAAAATATATTCGTGCACCGCTTTGACGGGCTCCAGTAAATAGTTACCAGAAGTTACAGAGAAAGCCAGAAACTGCAGCATTAAATGGTCATGGTTATCTTGTGGCCAGATAAGTAGTACTACGACGACGTCATCCTGCTGCTGGAGGGGGCGATAGAACAAAACGGCCTCTACGAGAGTTTAATTTGGTATGGGGTATATGCAATGGGGACAGAGAACTGAATTTTCCCGAAGCTTGAAAATATTCACGAGCCATAATACGGTTGCATAGGGAGAGAGCTACGGAAAGAGACATCACGGATATTGGGAcattgctgaagaaaatcgAGGGCTCCGTGCAAAGTAGGATTCTCACGCTGGGTTACAATACCGAAAGAGCTAGACGGCAGGGACAGATACAGGGCTACCTGTACGGCCTGTGCAGCTACAGAGATGCTTCCTCAGCCAACGATAAAACACAATACAACGAATCTACACTGTCCTACTGAGAGATGGAAAAAGGGGCTGCTGCCACCGATAGTATCTGATAATTTGCCAGATATGAGATGCGTCCCAAGGCATTTCGCATAATTTGGATTTTCGAATATTATGGAGCTGTCGATATTTTAGTCGACCTACAAACGGCGACGGGGCTAAATTTCTTAGAGCTGATAGGAGCAAATTCAGGTAGGGGGCAAGAGAGGGGAGAACATGAATTTT
It encodes:
- a CDS encoding alpha-1,2-mannosyltransferase, with amino-acid sequence EHNRRAKAYKFFEDIFTVFHNGKPKIPPLRKYLSDDRIYHARYDTKGVDKTVFSEKYLSGFLQLDEEELESMKESHRYILENLPEKAPKGVYSGNGIVYVGGGNFNWLTLLSIKSIRAIGCKLPIEVVIPTIDEFEADLCARIFPALGARCIYMPYALSDPENTNSVVSKFHLNGYQYKALAILVSSFENILLLDSDNIPVHPPDDLFNKEPFKSNGLIVWPDFWKRATSPDYYKIAGLSPSDSKLMPKYDEVAGRYNDAKHDTKNPLDLDNIPLHDRAGSIPDPTSESGQLMISKKTHTKALLLALYYNLYGPSHFYPLFSQGSDGEGDKETFLAATVATGNKFYQVSKFLNAFGHFNIKHEFEGTGMGQYNPVEDYEYNLLRQRADSMSEKQVVQFKKKNTLFERGPQILFVHANFPKLNPWTLKIERKFFNEKGERFRLYGSGMKVRTGYDFETVQWTNMKYLLCDLKIDLETYSDVDRSELCSEIFEHLAFLRSTIHTLE
- a CDS encoding AP-1 clathrin associated protein complex subunit (go_component clathrin vesicle coat~go_process intracellular protein transport), with protein sequence MSIKYLFLLSRQGKIRLAKWYDTISQKEKGKITRELSTLILSRRAKMCNVLEYKDMKIVYRRYASLFFIVGIESGDNELLALEIIHRFVEQMDKMYGNVCELDIIFGFDKAYHILDELLLDGYIQESSKKEVLRRVGQQDELENMDELDQILA